ATTTAAGTTCGCATTTTTTAATTTCTTCGCAGTTACCCGTAACATCGCTTCGGAGGCATCAAGAGCCAATACGGACTTTGCTTGTTGGGCAATTGGGACTGTTAGTCTTCCAGTTCCCGCCCCTAGATCAATGACATCCTGCCCTTCCAGATTGTGAATACATTGAATTCTTTCCAACAAGTTTGGTTGTTTTGAAATAAGTAAATCATACTGTTCAGGTTCTAATCTGTATATTTCCGAGTGATTTGGCATGCTATCCCCTCCATATTGAATTAGCTTACAAAAACGATGATACGGTTTTACGTAACCGGAAGGTCAATGCCCAATATTTATCTAATCGGAACCGCATAGACAATATGGATAACATCAGATAATTGCTTTTGTTTTGTAATATAGCCATTGTTCTCAAACCAATCCGAGATATGAGAAACTATGGAAAAATGTTTATCCTCTATTGTCTTTATCAAATCCTGATTATCTTTATTGTGTAATACCTCTAAGTATTTCTGTCTCGCAAATTCATCTTCAAACATAAAATCTGCTAAACAAATTCGTCCTTTGGGTTTCAATACTCTTCTTATTTCCTCCAAAGCAAGTAATTTTTGTTCATCGGTTAGATGATGTAAAGCAAAACTGGAAACAGCAAAGTCGAAGTGGTCATCTAAATAAGGAATAGCAAGGAAGTTTCCGAGTCTTGTCTCAAGTTGAGGAAACTTGCTTTGGCACAGCTTTAACATTTCTTTTGATTGGTCAATTGCAGCCATTTTATATCCATGGGAAATAAATCGGCCAGCTAAATTGCCAGTACCAGTACCAATATCCAGCCCTACTTCATTATCCTTAGGGTTTATCAATTTATATATGGTGTCCAGTGCTTGGTCGTAATTCTTATAGAGACCGTCATTTGCTTTCACTACATGGTCATGATTAGAAGCTCGATAATCAAAGTTCCATTTGTCACTCCAATTATTTCGTATCTCGCGTATTCGCTTTGAACCTTCGGCAAGTTTAACTATCTCATTTAGAGACAGCGCCTGTTCCTGTTTTAGGATTTCAATCATTCGGTCAGTAGTGATAATCTGTTGTTTGTACTCTAACCAAGTTGAGAACATGACTGAACGTTGTAATTCCAAATAGTATAAGAGCTCGTCTTTATTTCCCAACTCAACTTGACCTAGTACCTTCTTAATATCATCTAACCCCATTCCAACTTCTCGCAAGGCAATAATGGTCTGAAGCCGCCATACCTCTTTTTCTGTAAACGTACGGTATTGATTGTTGTCTC
This window of the Microaerobacter geothermalis genome carries:
- a CDS encoding MerR family transcriptional regulator, which produces MIINEVAKKLNISPRAIRFYEEKGLINPDRRDNNQYRTFTEKEVWRLQTIIALREVGMGLDDIKKVLGQVELGNKDELLYYLELQRSVMFSTWLEYKQQIITTDRMIEILKQEQALSLNEIVKLAEGSKRIREIRNNWSDKWNFDYRASNHDHVVKANDGLYKNYDQALDTIYKLINPKDNEVGLDIGTGTGNLAGRFISHGYKMAAIDQSKEMLKLCQSKFPQLETRLGNFLAIPYLDDHFDFAVSSFALHHLTDEQKLLALEEIRRVLKPKGRICLADFMFEDEFARQKYLEVLHNKDNQDLIKTIEDKHFSIVSHISDWFENNGYITKQKQLSDVIHIVYAVPIR